In one window of Helianthus annuus cultivar XRQ/B chromosome 17, HanXRQr2.0-SUNRISE, whole genome shotgun sequence DNA:
- the LOC110921024 gene encoding protein NLP7, translating to MSREVSCELVGGSNQSGVWDTLKSRYLCAHEPLSAAATATPDDRRYLTSLWVFEDREVDGPESPLPPSFSNLMVDQNIFETHMIKEKITSVLKDLKFREQHVLVQFWSPVPVRKRWLLTTWDQPFGLGLADEELYSYRKKSELCPIVADFEHREKLGSPGRVYIHKLPEWSLDVHTSYNIRGYINLPVFESSSDSCVGVLEIITSSSYVDFAFEVEEVSRALKTQNLKSPKVFEDPSVSIADERRQRERDEIYQALITVCDTHNLPLAQTWAPSGYSSYVAKSENLEQSCSSFNRSCIGKVCISTVDLPFYVRDVNLWEFHEACRERHLDKSKGVVGRSLSSCGTCFCEDVTELDEDDYPLVHIARKSELTSCLAIYLKSLESDGEHVIEFFLPEYIANETGLRRLLETVKQQIKSSSWMQLDIISPPQVIGGVPFKWDFASPPSPVNLLTEKGEAPPPESENIENELSNSAAAGTSQSVVPYSESKIEDFSIDPGKTSRKRKRSDRMISYDEIKKHFGKTMDEAASILKVSRSTLKRICRNLGIPRWPHKNGPDKSDTDTFMKSDQTVGVFTSEGAPTSVLGASNEPFCGTTYTTRDPNILTENGKHGSTHVPHQKEQANPPDEFVQPETSISGSFFETDRDVTIKATYREDTIKFTYRLLDGLVKLEELVATRFQLRIGSFRLKYKDEDGDMILIACENDLLRSGGFRQQDSKTVIKLSVHLVADQSSDA from the exons ATGAGCAGAGAGGTTTCTTGCGAGTTGGTGGGAGGTAGTAATCAGTCAGGTGTTTGGGATACTTTGAAATCAAGATACCTTTGCGCTCATGAGCCTCTGTCTGCTGCTGCAACTGCAACACCAGATGATCGAAGATATTTGACATCTCTTTGGGTTTTTGAGGATAGAGAAGTGGATGGACCAGAATCCCCTCTACCCCCTA GCTTTTCTAATCTGATGGTCGATCAAAATATCTTTGAGACACACATGATTAAGGAAAAAATCACATCTGTTCTCAAGGATTTAAAATTCCGTGAGCAGCACGTGCTAGTTCAGTTTTGGTCCCCTGTTCCTGTCCGGAAGCGGTGGTTGCTAACGACTTGGGACCAACCTTTTGGTCTTGGTTTGGCTGATGAAGAGCTGTACTCATATAGAAAAAAGTCTGAACTGTGTCCAATTGTTGCGGATTTTGAACACAGAGAAAAATTAGGTTCACCAGGTCGTGTGTATATCCATAAGTTGCCAGAGTGGAGTTTGGATGTACATACAAGCTACAATATCCGTGGATATATTAATTTGCCTGTATTTGAATCTAGCAGTGATAGTTGCGTAGGCGTACTTGAAATCATAACATCATCGAGTTATGTTGATTTTGCGTTTGAGGTTGAAGAAGTCTCGAGAGCACTGAAG ACACAGAATCTGAAGTCTCCAAAGGTGTTTGAGGATCCAAGCGTTAGT ATTGCAGATGAAAGAAGGCAACGTGAACGGGATGAAATCTACCAGGCTTTAATAACGGTTTGTGATACACATAATTTacctctagctcagacatgggctcctTCTGGATACAGTAGTTATGTGGCTAAATCAGAAAATCTAGAGCAGAGTTGTAGCAGCTTCAACAGAAGCTGTATAGGGAAAGTCTGCATTTCAACAGTTGATCTACCATTCTACGTTCGAGACGTTAACTTGTGGGAATTCCATGAAGCCTGCAGAGAGAGACACCTAGACAAATCTAAAGGAGTTGTTGGGAGATCGTTGTCGTCCTGTGGTACATGCTTCTGTGAAGATGTAACAGAACTCGATGAAGACGATTACCCTTTGGTTCACATTGCACGCAAGAGTGAGTTAACTAGTTGTTTAGCTATCTATCTCAAGAGTCTTGAATCAGATGGTGAACATGTTATAGAGTTCTTTTTACCAGAATATATCGCAAACGAAACAGGCCTGAGAAGGTTGTTGGAAACAGTTAAGCAGCAGATCAAAAGCTCTTCTTGGATGCAATTAGATATTATATCACCTCCCCAAGTCATTGGAGGTGTCCCCTTTAAGTGGGACTTCGCGTCTCCACCTTCTCCTGTAAACTTATTGACTGAAAAAGGGGAGGCACCGCCACCTGAATCAGAAAATATCGAAAATGAGCTATCTAACTCTGCTGCAGCAGGAACAAGCCAGAGTGTTGTTCCTTATTCGGAGAGCAAGATTGAAGATTTTAGTATTGATCCAGGAAAAACAAGTAGAAAAAGGaagagatcggatagaatgattAGTTATGACGAAATAAAGAAACATTTTGGGAAGACAATGGACGAAGCTGCATCTATCCTTAAAG TTAGCAGATCTACTTTGAAGCGCATTTGCAGGAATCTTGGTATACCAAGGTGGCCACACAAGAATGGCCCTGATAAGAGTGATACTGATACCTTTATGAAGTCAGATCAAACAGTAGGCGTCTTTACATCTGAAGGAGCGCCTACCTCAGTTCTTGGTGCATCCAATGAACCATTTTGTGGTACAACATATACAACTCGTGATCCCAATATTCTTACCGAAAATGGTAAGCATGGTTCCACGCATGTACCCCACCAGAAGGAACAAGCAAATCCGCCTGATGAATTTGTACAGCCCGAAACATCCATCAGTGGAAGTTTTTTCGAGACAGATAGAGATGTGACGATTAAGGCAACATATAGAGAAGATACTATAAAGTTTACATATCGCCTTTTAGATGGATTGGTAAAGCTGGAGGAGTTGGTTGCAACACGGTTTCAGCTCAGGATTGGAAGCTTTAGACTGAAATATAAGGATGAAGATGGCGACATGATATTGATTGCTTGTGAAAATGACTTGTTAAGATCGGGTGGTTTTAGGCAACAAGATTCTAAGACTGTGATTAAGCTATCCGTACATTTGGTTGCTGATCAAAGTTCTGATGCTTAG